The segment AAGGCGAAGAGAGCAGATAGACGATGAAAGACAGTTTCGCGCTTCAGGAACTCGGTGTCGCGCTGGCCAAGCTCGAGCGTCGCGTCATCGCCGGGTTCGATCAGATGAGCGCAAGGATCTCCGCGGTGGAATCGAAGCTCGCCACGCGGATCGACGACGTGGAGGCACACGCCGAGAAAAGGGGCGTCGAGTTCGTGAGCAGCGTCGACACGGTGTCGGCCAAGTTCAAGCAGCTTCGATACTCGCTCGAAGGGCTGGAGGAGCGGCTCGACCAGAGGGTCGAAGGACTGCACACCGATGTCCGGAAACAACTCGGCGTTGTCCAGGCCGCGGTCGACGCGATCGGCGCGCATTTCGCCAGTTCGGAGTAGCCGCGGCGGGACGTCATCGCCGAATGGGCGTCTGGCTGACTCATTTCGCCATGGTCTCGCCCGGTTGCAACGGCGAGATTCACGGGCGGCGCGTTACCGGCCCCGTTCCGTGGCGGTTCCGGGCGTTGCGCGCCAGATTGGGGGAACGCACCGGAGACACGGCCGATGATCGATTCCGATACAGCCAGAGCAGCCGCCGGATCCGCATGGATGAAGGACTGGGGACAGTTCATTGTGCTGCTGGCGGCGCTTGGCGGCTTCTACGGCTTCATCCGATCCGACATGAGTGCGATGGAAACTCGCTTGGGAGACCGGATCGACCGCAACGCTGAACTGATCTTCGCAAACGCTGAAGCGATCGCCCGCAACGCTGAAGCGATCTCCAGAAACGCTGAAGCGATCACCCGGGTTCGTGAGGGCCTCGCTCAGGTGCGTGAGGATGTCGCTCACCTTGAGGGCTACATCCGCGGTCGGCTCGGTGACGATCCAGGTTAGGCCTACGGACATTTTCCGCCGCAAGCTGGGCGACGACCCGGAACTCACCGCCGCCACGCAATCGCACCTGGTATCCCCCGGCTGAACAGCATTTCCGTCCCCTGCCCGGCGGCACCTCCCACCGCGTCCGCGGCGGCCTGGATCGGTGGAGCCGGATCCCACAGGAATCCACGCACCTGCCCGGTTCGGAGATTGCGCAGAATGGCCATCGGACGATCCGTGCTCCCGTCGAGGGTGGCGGATCCTTCCGGGCCGGACAGTGTGATGCTCGCCAGGTTGTCCGCCCAGGCGGGTTGGACGGGGAGCGCGAAGACGAAACTTCCCTCTCCCGCTCCGTCGGCCACCACGGGCATGGCGAAGCTGAGCGAGAACAGCGCACCGCCATCCGCAGCCCAGCCCGTAAGCTCGTAGTCGCCATCGGACTGTGGCACCACGGGCGGGGCGTCGACCACGAACGCGGGTTCCAGGAAGGGAGCGTTTTCCGCGTCCACGCCGCCCCATACAAGCAGCGACCTCGTCGTGGCAGGCGTTGCGGCACCACCGCCCTCGTCCACGAGGCGGAACCGAAGCGCCTTGATGAAATGGTAGTCGCTGCTCCCGTCGGGTGGCCCGCAGTAGGACATGAGGTCTGGCGTGGACGGCGGCATCAGCCGGCCACCCTCCTGGAAATCGAAGCCCCACGCCCCGATGGTTCCGTCCGGATAGGGGTACCAGGGGTCGACGCCGCTCGGTCGGCCGCACGGCGCGTGCCGCAGATTGAAGTTGTGACCCAACTCGTGCGCGATGACATCGGGATAGGGTTGCGAGAAGCTCGATCTGCCAGGGCGTTTTGCCACTCCGCCGGCTCCCGTCACTGGGGGGGTCATCATCCCCTTGTAATGGCCGTTGCCGCCTTCGATAACCCTGATCGCCTCGGTCTGGGCGAGCAGATCGAACGCGCTGTTGCTCGAACTCACCACCGGTGGGTGTGCCGTCACCGCCAGATCGCCGACCGGTAGCAGCGTGCGTGTTTCCTCTAGCATGGCATGGTTCTCGGGGTCTGCGGCCATCGCGCTCACCAGGTCCACGATCGACGAATCCTGAGTCTCGCTCCACACGAACGGAATCACCGTCAGGTCGAGGAGCGGCATGGTTTCGACGTCTACAGCCAGCCGGCCCGTCTCCGGTATCCGCCTCGCGACACCGAGGCCCGGATCCAGCGTGCCGTTGGGATCGACGTCGATCACCAGCTCGACCCCCGGCTGAATCACATGACCTGGAATCTCGACGTTGGCCGACGCGGCCAGCTCACCTTCGGTCACCCGCGTCGGGATCGGAGCCGACGTGCCCGGGATGGTCACGGCGTGCGTCTCCCAACCGTCGCGGTAGAATCGGGCTCTGACATCGGGGATGCCCGAGCCGGTGGCGCCGACAGCGGTCGTAAACACGCGCAACAGCGCCCTGTCGCCCGCGACGAGCGGCACCGGGAACTCGCGTGACTGCACCGCTTGCGTCAAGTAGGCGTCTGCGGAGGCCACGTCGACGCAGCGCGCGATCCAGCGCTCCCGGATGCCGGACAGCCAGGCCTCGAAGGTGGAGTCCCTCGGAGCGCAAAGGCCGGTGCCTCCCGCATGGATGGTCTCGATCCGGGAGAGAGCGGTCAGATCCGCCGGAAGCGCTCCGGCCATGGCCTGGTTGTTGCTGAGATCCAGCTCCTGCAGCCTCGACAGCCGCCCCACCTGGGGAGGCACCGGACCGGCAAGATCGTTGGAGGCGAGGCTAAGCCGCCTCAGATTCTCAAGGCTGCCCAGTGCAGGCGGAATCGAACCGGAGAAGCCGTTGCCGGAAAGATGGAGGTACGCCAGGCTCGCCAAGTCGCCGAGTTCGGGCGGAACTAGATAGCTCGTGTCCCGTGCAGTCCAGCAGAGTACATCATGTCATCCATAACACGTTATTAGACAGATACTTCTAAGACTACATCCGAGTTGCATCGTCCCTTGCCGTCCGCTGACATCCCGTGTATTCTTCCCTAAGAAGTGATTTGGCATGTGATACACAACTACGGAAGGAACCCGCATGACCAAGCGACCCAAGACGCTCACCGCCGCCTTCGTTCGGACGGTCAACCGGCCCGGCGTCTACGGCGACGGACGAGGCGGGCGTGGGCTGAGCCTCCGGGTGTACCGGACGGCCAACGAGAGGGTCACCAAGACGTGGCGGCAGCGGGTGAGGATCGACGGGCGGCTCACGTCGATCGGACTTGGCCCGTATCCCGAGGTCACACTCGCCGATGCCCGGGAAAAGGCGCTGGACAACAGCCGGAGGGTTCTCCGGGGACAGGACCCGCGCGGGCGCGGCGTCCCGACGTTCGCCGAGGCCGCGCGGCGGACCATCGAACTTCACCGCGATTCGTGGAAGGCCGGGAGCCCGCTGCCCCAGCAGTGGGAGTCCACGTTCCGCCTCCACGCCACCGCGATTCTCGACAAGCGGGTGGACCGGATCACGAGCGCGGACGTGCTGGCGTGCCTCGGCCCGATCTGGAACTCGATGCCCACCGCCGCCCGGAAGGCCAAGCACCGGATCGGGGCCGTGTTCCGGTGGAGCATCGGCCGCAACTACCGCCGGGACAACCCGGTGGACAGGGCCGTGGCGGCGCTGCCGAAGCCGAACGGCGGCGCGGCGGGCCATCACCGCGCCCTGCCGCATCGCGAGATTGCGGCGGCGCTCCGGTCCATCCGCCGCGTGGGGGACGGGAGTCCGGCCGCGTTGTGTGTTGAACTGATCGTGCTCACCGCCGTGCGTCCGGGCGAGGCCCGGGGCGCACTTTGGGATGAGATCGACATGGACGCGGCGAGGTGGACGATCCCGGCCGAGAGGATGAAGGCTGGCCGCGAGTTTGCCGTTCCGCTCAGCACCGGCGCTTTGCACGTGTTGAGGAAGGCGCGCAAGCTGTCGGATATGTCGCCCTTGGTGTTCCCGTCGCGGACGGGCAGGACGCTTGCGCCGAAGACGGTGTCGCGGTTGCTCCAGATCGCCGGGGTGGACTCGACGCTTCACGGCTTCCGGTCGAGCGCGCGGTCGTGGATGGCCGAGACGGGCGTCCCGGCCGAGGTCGCGGAGGCCTGCCTCGCCCACGTTCCCAAGAGCCGAGTCGTACAGGCGTATCAGCGCTCCGACCTGCTGGAGCGCCGTGCCGAGGTCATGCGGGCGTGGAGTAGCTACGTCACGCAGGGATAGACCGCCGACCTGCCGCAGCTTCTTCGACGGCCTCGGGGGGCCGTTTCCGCACGTTTCGCGCACCTTTCGGGAAATATACGGGCCTTAGAATCGCGCAGGACCGACGATCTCGGGTCTCCGAGGGGTAAGGGTAGGGCCAAAAAGCGGACCGGGCGCTCCAAAATCGCCGGGGTGGACCTGGTCGCGGTACGGATTCCGGTCGAGCACCCGGTCGTGGATCGCCGAGTCCGGCGGCTTGGCCGACGGCGCGGCCCGTGCCTGTCTTGTCCATGTCCCGGGGATCCGGATCGGACAGGAGTATCAGGATCCGACTTCCTGACCCCGCCGCGATGAGCCGCTGGATCCAGCTGGCAGCAAAACCAGTCAGACCGGGCCTCATCGGACCGGCTTCCATGCCACTGGACGATCACTCCGCAATTCACCAAGGGGGGAGTCTCGCCGCGCCACTGGCAGCGACCGCAAACAGGTCGTGGACGGCGTCGGAACGCTGTGGAACGCTGTGGAAAAGTAGGAGTTTTCCGACTGTTGACATCGCCCCGAATGGTCGTTCAGCGTTCGGACATGGAGATGCGGGAAGGACCAGTCAAGATCGCGGGTCAGCGCGTTTCTCGGATGTTCGAGGCTGAGCCCGGCGGCGGTCGGCAATAGGGCGATGGACGGCCCGAACCTGATGCGCCAGATCGGGCGCGGTCGCTCGCCGTCGCTCGGGACGGCGGACCGGATTCTCGCGTTCATCGCGGAGCAGGACGGAGCATCGGGCGGTGGACGCGATCCCCGGGAAGGCCGTGACACCGACGACCGACCAGCAAGCAGAGCACAACGAGGAGGAGCAGGACGATGGCCGAGAACCCGAGGAACGAGAGAACGAACCCTCCGACCCGCTTCCTGCGGCTGCCCGAGGTGATGGAACGCACGGGCCTGTCGCGGAGCACGATCTATGTCCGGTTGGCTGCGGGGTGCTTCCCCCGGCCGGTCGCCTTGGGCAGGCGCGCCGTGGGATGGATCGAGGCCGAGATCGAGGAGTGGGTCGCCGAGCGGATCGCCGAGAGCCGGTTCGACGACGACCGGACCGGTGAGCGCGGCGAGGCCGCGCACCGGATTCCCGAGGCCGGTTCGCGGTCGGCGGAAGCGCGCCCGGTGCGGTGATGCGGCGCGCTTCGCGGCGACCGGGGAACAGCTTGTCGGGCGCGTCTTTGGTCGGGCAGCCAGCACACGCCGTGTTGAACACGGCGGGCTGGCAAGGGGGCGTTCCGGCCCCCTTAGACCCCCGGACTGTCGCGCCGCCGACGGAGCGGCGGGCGCGCGGGGGCGACGCCCCCGAACCCCGTCGCCGGTGCGCTCATGGCTGCTGATGAGCATCGCACCGTGATGGTCGCCGCGCGCGTCACGCCCGCCGAGCACGCCGCCTGGCGGGAGAAGGCGGCCGCGGCGGGCGTGTCCCCCTCCGCGCTGCTTCGCGAGGCGATGGCGCGGACGCATACGTGGACCGCGGCGGCGCGGTCCGTCGAGCGCGAGCGCACGCGCCAGATCGCGCGCATCGGGAACAACCTGAACCAGCTTGTCCGCTGGGTGAACACCCACAGGACGGCGGCCGAGGCCGTCTCCGTGATCGCCCACATCGTGTCGTTCGAGCGCTCGCTGCTCCGTGTCGCCCGCATCGGCGGGGAGACCGACGATGCTCGTTAGGTTCCTGTCCCACGGGAAGGGCTCGGCCAAGGCGGCGGCCAAGTATCTCGTCGGCGAGTTGGACGCCGAGGGACGGGAGCGCGAGGGCGTCGAAGTGTGGCGCGGGAACCCGGACATGGTGGCCGCCGTGGCCGACTCGCTCGACTTCGAGCGCAAGTATACGTCAGCGGTGATCGCGTGGGCGCCGGAGGACCGGCCCACCGACGAACAGATCGAAGCCGTCCTCGACGAGTTCGAGAAGACGGCGTGGGCGGGGCTGGAGCCGGATCGCTACGCGTGGACGGCGGTCCTCCACCGGGAGAGCGGAGGCGGAGTCCATGCGCACATTCTGGCCGCGCAGTGCGACCTCCAGACGGGCCGCAGCCTCAACATTGCCCCGCCCGGTTGGCAGCGGACCTTCGATCCGCTGCGCGACGCCTTCAACCACGAGCACGGCTGGAGCCGTCCCGACGACCCGGCGCGGGCAAGGGCGCAGCGTCCGGGCCACGTCGCCTACATCGAGGCGTCAAGGCTGCGGGCCGGGCTCGAACACGAGGCGGATCCGCGCACCCTGATCCGCGACTACCTCGTGCAGCGCGTCGAGCACGGCGCGGTCAAGGACCGAGCCGACGTGGTCTCCGCGCTGGAGGATGTGGGACTGGAGGTGCCGCGCCAAGGCAAGGACTACATCACCGCCCGCGATCCCGACAGCGGGAAGCGGTGGCGGCTGAAAGGAGAACTGTATGAACGAGACTTCGAGCCCGGGCGACTTGACCTCCCGGCTGAGGAGCAGGCTGGAGGCCGACCGGAGGCGGATCGAGGACGAAGCCGCGCGCGAGCTCGCGCGGCTCGGCGAGAGCTTGAGCGCCGTCGCAAGCGGCGCGCTGCGTTCCATCGAGGCCGATACGGTCGAGGCGACCGGGAAGATGCGCGAGTTGCTGATGAAGGCTTGGCTCCGGCCGCTGGTGGTCGGCATGAGCCTCTTCCTGGGTATCTGCTTCGGAAGCTTGGGGACGATGCACTGGCTGTCGAGGAGCATCCAGGACCGGATCGAGACGTTGGACGAGCTGGACACGCGGACCGGGTGGGCGCGCGCGACGCTGGCCGAGATCGAGGAGACGACGTGGGGCGTCGAGTTGCTGGAGAGCAGCGGGGACCGGTACGTGTCGCTGCCCGCCGGGACGACGGTCCGTCCGGCCTTCACCCTGGACGGACGGCCCTACTTGAAGCTGTCGAGGGAGTGAGGAGGGAGCTGCGTGACCGATTTGGAGCGGCGGCTGACGGCCGCATTGGAAAGGTTGTCCGGGCAGTACGAAACGGAACAGCGGCGGCAATCCGGACAGATCGAAGCGTTGCGAGAACAGGTCGAAGCCTTGCAGCGGCAAGTCGAGCGGCTGAGCGCGCGGGTGACGGACTTGACCGGATACTCCGGGACCTACGGCGCAGGGCCAGGGAGCAGGTGGAGATGACGAGGCAACTGCTGGAAAGGATACGGCCCCACGGGCCGGACCGGGATTCCGGGCCGAGCCGCTGACGGTTCGTGGTAGCGGAACCTGCCTAGTTGCTCGCGTTGTAGTCGCGATCAATGCACTACGCCCGACCGAGACTCTTTCTCAGTCGCTAATACCGCAACTCTGCACTGCCACGAGTAGTCGGTCCCGCTGATCTTCAGGCACCCGGTCCTCATCCCGGGATTCCATGAAGCAACAACCCGAGGTAGAGCTCGACGACCTCACCGGCATCGAGGCGCATAATCGCTTCACGCACCTCGTCGTCACTCCAGCCATCCATGAAGCGTACGGCCGATAGGGCCGCGTAGTCACGGTTGAGTTCCATGCTGATCCACCGACGACCGAGTTCCTCCGCGACGTGGCCCGTGGTGTTGGACCCAGAGAAGATATCCAAGACTAGGTCTTCCGGGTCGGTGAGGAATTGAATGAAGAACCGTGGCAGCGCGCTGGGGAACCTCGCAGGGTGTCTGTCTCGCCCCATCATCTTGCACCGCCGCAGGTAGCCCGAGTTGCTTTCCGTGTTCGGAATCTGCAGGAGGTTCGAGGGAATGGCACCGCCGTTGTCCTTGCCGAACGTCTTGGCGATGTCGTGTCCGGAGGGTCGCGATTGGGGTCGGTAGAATTTCTCGGGGTTTTTGAGCAGCGCCTTCATACGCTCGGAATACGGCACTAGGACGCGAGTGACATCCGCCTTTGGCTCAGCCGTTCGGGAAAACCACCAAACCGTGTTGACCGAGTCCTTGGCTCGGATCTTCCGCTTGTTGACCCATTCAATGGGCGAGGGCAGCTTCGACGGATTGAACCAGAAAAACTCTTCCGCCAACTCGTAGCCGAGGCGATCACAGAAGTCCAGCAACACGCGGTAGTTGTAGAGCGAACGCACGGGTTTGCCGCGCTTGTAGGCTCCGCCGAGGTCGAGAACGAAGCTGCCACTGTCCTTCAGCACGCGGAACGCAGCCTCTCCGAACTTCCCCAGCCATTCGACGTACTTGTCCTGCTCCTCGTTACCGTAGGCCTTCTGCCGCAACAGCGCGAAGGGAGGGCTGGTCATGACCAGGTCCACCGATTGTTCCGGCAGATGTCCAAGCAGCTCCGCGCTATCCCCCCACAGCTGGAGACCGCGAGGCGTACGATACACCTGCTTGTCGCTCGGCAGGTCCAGCTTCATCGTCCATCATTCCTATCGGGGAGGTTCGCATCCGGCTGCAGTTCCCACCGCCGCGCTATCCAGCTCTCGACGAACGACCAAAGCAGCGTAATCGCGTAGTGGAGTTCCGGTGCCGTTTCTTGAAGATCCGCCACCGCACCCGCCAGCCGTTCTCTAGGCAGGTGACCGACCAACCAAACGGCCCATACGGAGGGGTTACCACTGGCAAGCTGTGCCGTGAGCTCTCGGAGGGTCTCGTCTGACACCGCGCCGTGCTGGCGCAGCGCCTCGGCACATC is part of the Gammaproteobacteria bacterium genome and harbors:
- a CDS encoding M66 family metalloprotease yields the protein MASLAYLHLSGNGFSGSIPPALGSLENLRRLSLASNDLAGPVPPQVGRLSRLQELDLSNNQAMAGALPADLTALSRIETIHAGGTGLCAPRDSTFEAWLSGIRERWIARCVDVASADAYLTQAVQSREFPVPLVAGDRALLRVFTTAVGATGSGIPDVRARFYRDGWETHAVTIPGTSAPIPTRVTEGELAASANVEIPGHVIQPGVELVIDVDPNGTLDPGLGVARRIPETGRLAVDVETMPLLDLTVIPFVWSETQDSSIVDLVSAMAADPENHAMLEETRTLLPVGDLAVTAHPPVVSSSNSAFDLLAQTEAIRVIEGGNGHYKGMMTPPVTGAGGVAKRPGRSSFSQPYPDVIAHELGHNFNLRHAPCGRPSGVDPWYPYPDGTIGAWGFDFQEGGRLMPPSTPDLMSYCGPPDGSSDYHFIKALRFRLVDEGGGAATPATTRSLLVWGGVDAENAPFLEPAFVVDAPPVVPQSDGDYELTGWAADGGALFSLSFAMPVVADGAGEGSFVFALPVQPAWADNLASITLSGPEGSATLDGSTDRPMAILRNLRTGQVRGFLWDPAPPIQAAADAVGGAAGQGTEMLFSRGIPGAIAWRR
- a CDS encoding MobC family plasmid mobilization relaxosome protein; this translates as MAADEHRTVMVAARVTPAEHAAWREKAAAAGVSPSALLREAMARTHTWTAAARSVERERTRQIARIGNNLNQLVRWVNTHRTAAEAVSVIAHIVSFERSLLRVARIGGETDDAR
- a CDS encoding site-specific DNA-methyltransferase gives rise to the protein MKLDLPSDKQVYRTPRGLQLWGDSAELLGHLPEQSVDLVMTSPPFALLRQKAYGNEEQDKYVEWLGKFGEAAFRVLKDSGSFVLDLGGAYKRGKPVRSLYNYRVLLDFCDRLGYELAEEFFWFNPSKLPSPIEWVNKRKIRAKDSVNTVWWFSRTAEPKADVTRVLVPYSERMKALLKNPEKFYRPQSRPSGHDIAKTFGKDNGGAIPSNLLQIPNTESNSGYLRRCKMMGRDRHPARFPSALPRFFIQFLTDPEDLVLDIFSGSNTTGHVAEELGRRWISMELNRDYAALSAVRFMDGWSDDEVREAIMRLDAGEVVELYLGLLLHGIPG
- a CDS encoding tyrosine-type recombinase/integrase, coding for MTKRPKTLTAAFVRTVNRPGVYGDGRGGRGLSLRVYRTANERVTKTWRQRVRIDGRLTSIGLGPYPEVTLADAREKALDNSRRVLRGQDPRGRGVPTFAEAARRTIELHRDSWKAGSPLPQQWESTFRLHATAILDKRVDRITSADVLACLGPIWNSMPTAARKAKHRIGAVFRWSIGRNYRRDNPVDRAVAALPKPNGGAAGHHRALPHREIAAALRSIRRVGDGSPAALCVELIVLTAVRPGEARGALWDEIDMDAARWTIPAERMKAGREFAVPLSTGALHVLRKARKLSDMSPLVFPSRTGRTLAPKTVSRLLQIAGVDSTLHGFRSSARSWMAETGVPAEVAEACLAHVPKSRVVQAYQRSDLLERRAEVMRAWSSYVTQG